The following proteins come from a genomic window of Methanosarcina sp. MTP4:
- a CDS encoding class I SAM-dependent methyltransferase yields MPESKNPAKEHFLAWDKEYAHLKWGGPAPIRDVLACIPVGARVLDAGSGGGRYLGELAGHYAAVGVDVSLIALGKSREQLARCGKSAGHLGASVHLLPFKKASFEGILCYGVLQHLFQEERETAVLEFRRVLVDGGTVFFEAFGTEDMRCGGEPAKYGEGNSEGSPEENTFFRQNGIIYHYFTKEELVPLFEGFEILELKDVIKEKVFRGEVYRRHMVRGIFRKT; encoded by the coding sequence ATGCCGGAATCAAAAAACCCTGCAAAAGAGCATTTTCTTGCCTGGGATAAGGAGTATGCCCACCTGAAATGGGGAGGGCCCGCTCCTATCAGGGATGTGCTGGCTTGCATCCCGGTAGGGGCCCGGGTCCTTGATGCCGGGTCGGGTGGTGGCAGGTATCTTGGTGAACTTGCCGGACACTATGCAGCCGTAGGTGTCGACGTCTCCCTCATAGCTCTCGGTAAGTCCCGGGAGCAGCTTGCCAGATGCGGAAAAAGTGCCGGTCACCTCGGGGCAAGTGTCCACCTCCTGCCTTTCAAAAAAGCTTCTTTTGAAGGTATCCTCTGTTACGGCGTACTCCAGCACCTTTTCCAGGAAGAAAGGGAAACTGCCGTCCTGGAGTTCCGGCGGGTGCTTGTGGACGGTGGGACCGTCTTTTTCGAAGCCTTCGGAACTGAAGACATGCGCTGTGGGGGAGAGCCTGCAAAATATGGGGAGGGGAATTCTGAAGGAAGCCCTGAGGAAAATACCTTCTTCCGCCAGAACGGGATCATCTACCATTACTTTACGAAGGAAGAGTTAGTTCCGCTTTTCGAAGGATTTGAAATCCTCGAACTTAAAGATGTGATAAAAGAGAAAGTTTTCAGGGGAGAAGTCTACCGGCGGCACATGGTCCGGGGTATTTTCAGGAAAACTTGA
- a CDS encoding pro-sigmaK processing inhibitor BofA family protein gives MVVGIAEISTLIIAIIAAYVLYKILKTSTKLAINAVLGILILIIAKAVLGLEIAITWIVILICAIGGVFGAFLVILLNYLDIAFL, from the coding sequence ATGGTAGTAGGAATTGCCGAAATATCAACTCTGATTATTGCAATTATAGCCGCCTACGTGCTTTATAAAATCCTTAAGACCTCCACCAAGCTGGCAATAAACGCCGTCCTTGGTATTCTTATCCTGATTATAGCAAAGGCTGTCCTTGGACTTGAAATCGCAATTACCTGGATAGTAATCCTGATCTGCGCAATCGGAGGCGTTTTTGGGGCGTTTCTCGTAATCCTGCTTAATTATCTGGACATAGCCTTTTTATGA
- a CDS encoding nucleoside 2-deoxyribosyltransferase has protein sequence MAGKLSENKLVTDMSVREKEKQETLERGAKTEQESQEKGTPKIFLSGSIRGGRQLLPVYRLIYETLEGAGAEVVSWHVVDPELEKVESAMTEEEIYARDLGLLAKSDAMLAEVTVPSLGVGYEVCRALVLGIPVLCLHRPDAAVSAMLLGNPEPGIRVRVYSDEGELRKILMEFLSSF, from the coding sequence TTGGTGACGGACATGTCGGTTCGGGAAAAAGAAAAACAGGAAACCTTAGAAAGGGGAGCAAAGACAGAGCAGGAAAGTCAAGAGAAGGGAACCCCGAAAATATTCCTCTCGGGTTCGATCCGGGGAGGAAGGCAGCTCCTACCGGTGTACCGCCTGATCTACGAGACCCTTGAGGGAGCGGGAGCTGAGGTCGTAAGCTGGCACGTCGTTGACCCTGAGCTTGAAAAAGTAGAGTCGGCAATGACCGAAGAGGAGATTTATGCGCGGGACCTCGGGCTGCTTGCAAAAAGTGATGCAATGCTTGCTGAAGTCACGGTCCCTTCCCTGGGAGTAGGCTACGAGGTCTGCCGGGCGCTTGTCCTTGGAATTCCGGTGCTCTGCCTGCACCGGCCTGATGCAGCAGTCTCTGCGATGCTGCTCGGAAACCCGGAACCTGGAATCAGGGTAAGGGTATATTCGGATGAGGGAGAACTGAGGAAAATTCTTATGGAATTTCTAAGCTCTTTTTGA